A window of Prevotella fusca JCM 17724 genomic DNA:
AGAAGACAAAGAAACAGAAGAGAAATCTTGTTCACCAGACGCTCGTGGATGGTACTAACTTGAAGCAGGTACGCGATCTGCTCAATCTGCGTTAATTCATTAGTCAAACAACATTAAAAGGAAAGAAAAACTATGCCAAGATCAGTCAATCATGTTGCTTCAAAAGCAAAGAGAACAAGAATTCTGAAGCAGACCAAGGGTTACTATGGTGCCCGTAAAAATGTCTGGACGGTAGCAAAGAACACCTATGAGAAGGGTTTGACTTATGCTTATCGTGACCGCCGTAACAAGAAGCGTAACTTCCGCGCATTGTGGATTCAGCGTATCAACGCTGCTGCTCGTCTCTATGATATGAGCTACAGCCAGTTGATGGGTGCATTGCACAAGGCAGGTATCGAGATCAACCGTAAGGTGCTCGCTGACCTCGCTGTTAACAATCAGGAGGCTTTCAAGGCTATTGTTGACAAGGTAAAGTAAATTAATGACGCTCACGGACGTGGGCACTCGTTATAACGGAATGGAGCTGTCGCCCGAAAGGGTGGCAGCTTTTTTTATAGCTTCACCACCAGCCAGCCTCACCCCCAACCCCTCTCCGAGTGGAGAGGGGAGTGAACACCGTGTTATCCCTACAACTTAGGCTTAGACATAGGGGTTTCTCGCATTCTACTCCCCTCTCCATTCGGAGAGGGGCTGGGGGTGAGGCTTCATACTCAACCCAATCCGGTTACGGCGCATATCGACTTCGACGACACGGACACGGACGTGCTGATGGAGGCGGACGACCTGCGTGGGGTCGGTGACGAAGCGGTCGGAGAGCTGGGAGATGTGGACAAGACCGTCTTGATGGACACCGATGTCGACGAAAGCACCGAAGTTGGTGATGTTCGTCACGATGCCAGTGAGTTCCATTCCTACGATGAGGTCGTTGAGGGTGTGGACATTCTTGTCGAACTCGAAGACTTCAACCTCTCCACGTGGGTCACGTCCAGGCTTCTCAAGCTCGGTGAGGATGTCACGTAGGGTTGCCTCACCCAAAGCCCCTACAGCCCCCTCCGGCTTCCCCGAAGGGAGGAGAGCCTTATTTGCTGAGTGTGCGCTATTGTTCTTATGCTCGTTTTCTTTGCTGTATGGTGTTTATCTATTCATTTGCAGATATAGGTTTATGTTTTGTCTTAATCACGATTGTTGGATGTTTTTCTTTTCGTGGATCGTTTGTGTAAGTAAGGATGTTGGCAGAGACTATGTCCGTGGGCTTAATTCGCCTTGGCAATGCTTCCATTATACATTGGGGTGATAGCTTATAATCGATGATGGTCAACTTTTTCCGGGATTTCTTCAGTTTTCCGTTTATTACCCATTGTAGTTCAGCAAAGGAGTTGGTTCTTATAATGATAATATCTTTGGGTGGTTTACAGAATGTGATGTTTTCAGCTTGTTTTATCTGTTCTTCTGCCGAGAATGTCTGTATGGATTCGATGGCTTGGGGCGGAATAAATCCCAGCCTATGTGATACAATCTGTTTGGCCGAATCCGAGCGCATCTCGTCAATGGTGACGTGCAGGAGGGAGTCGGGTAGGGGAGTGCCGTCAATGACGCATAAGGTCTGGGCACGTGTGGTGAGACTGGCGAGTACAGTCAGGATTATACAGGTCAGGATTCTTTTCAGTCTCTTCATAATCTTTTATTCATCAAGATGATTTATAAGCATAAAGAAGGATGGGCTTCTTGCTCTTGTCGCAGATGGATTCGATTTTCTTGAGCATAGCAGGGCTTGTGGTAAAGCATCCCCACGAAGCATCGGAGAGTGGGAGATAGGAGGTGAGATGGTGCATAATGCCCACGTATCGGGAACTATGTATGAGGATATTTCTTCGGCGTGCATTGCAGTTTGAGTCATCAAGACCATCAAGGGCAAAACGCAGCCCGACAGTAGCGGAATAGCTTTTCTCTGCAATCTTGAAATGTCCGAGGCTCGAGCATCTGCTTCCCTCTTTGTTTGAGAAACTTGGTTTCCACGCACTGTTACCCTTTCCTCTACCGTGTGCGCAAGGACCAGTGTCGAGCACGGATGACGTATTCAGGTCGATGATAGCTATTCGGTCCTCACCCGATGGGCGTGAGAAGTCTACGAGGATACAATAGTCTTCGCTAAATCCCTTTTCGTGACAGGTCTCCCAAACCTCTTTGAGCTGACTATCGAA
This region includes:
- the rplT gene encoding 50S ribosomal protein L20; amino-acid sequence: MPRSVNHVASKAKRTRILKQTKGYYGARKNVWTVAKNTYEKGLTYAYRDRRNKKRNFRALWIQRINAAARLYDMSYSQLMGALHKAGIEINRKVLADLAVNNQEAFKAIVDKVK
- a CDS encoding murein L,D-transpeptidase catalytic domain-containing protein, whose product is MKSYSFDSQLKEVWETCHEKGFSEDYCILVDFSRPSGEDRIAIIDLNTSSVLDTGPCAHGRGKGNSAWKPSFSNKEGSRCSSLGHFKIAEKSYSATVGLRFALDGLDDSNCNARRRNILIHSSRYVGIMHHLTSYLPLSDASWGCFTTSPAMLKKIESICDKSKKPILLYAYKSS